CTGTCGCTCTTGCGCCTGACGGCGCCGATAGAGGAGGACAGGATGGCAAATCAGTCGCTGGTCGACGTCGCGGTGGTCTCGCACTGGATCGACGGAGCGGAGCGTGCCTCGACCTCGGGCCGGACGGCGCCCGTGTACAACCCCGCGACCGGTGCCGTGCAGGCCGAGGTGGCTCTGGCGAACCAGGACGAGATCGATCAGGCGATCGCGTCCGCCGAGGCGGGGTTCCGCGTGTGGTCGACCTACTCGATCGCCAAGCGCCAGGCCGTCCTCTTCGCCTTTCGCGAGCTCCTCAACGCCCGAAAGCCCGAGCTGGCTCGCCTGGTGACCAGTGAGCACGGCAAAGTCGTCTCGGATGCCATGGGCGAGATCCTCCGCGGCCAGGAGGTCGTGGAGCTGGCCACCGGGTTCCCGCACCTGATCAAGGGCGCCTACAGCGAGAACGCCTCCACCGGCGTCGACGTCTACTCCCTCAAGCAGCCGCTGGGTGTAGTCGGCGTCATCTCCCCCTTCAACTTCCCCGTCATGGTGCCGCTGTGGTTCGTTCCCATCGCTCTCGCGGCGGGGAACGCGGTCGTGCTGAAGCCCTCCGAGAAGGACCCGTCGGCGGCGCTGTGGATGGCAAAGCTGTGGAAGGAAGCCGGGCTCCCCGACGGCGCGTTCACCGTCCTTCAGGGCGACAAGCTCGCCGTGGACGGTCTGCTGACCAGCCCGGTCGTGCAGTCGATCTCGTTCGTCGGGTCGACGCCGATCGCGCAGTACATCTACGAGACCGCGTCGAAGAACGGCAAGCGCGTGCAGGCCCTGGGTGGGGCGAAGAATCACATGCTCGTCCTGCCGGATGCCGACCTCGACCTCGTCGCCGATTCCGCCGTCAACGCCGGTTACGGTGCGGCCGGTGAGCGCTGCATGGCGATCAGCGTGGTCCTGGCGGTGGAGCCCGTCGCCGACGACCTCGTCGCGAAGATCACCGAGCGCATCAAGAAGCTGCGCATCGGCAACGGCGCGGGTGTCGACGGCGTCGAGCCCGACATGGGTCCGCTGATCACCGACGTGCACCGCGACAAGGTCTCGTCGTACGTCGACATCGCCGAGGCCGACGGCGCCAAGATCGTCGTCGACGGGCGCAACTACGAAGTCGCCGGCCACGAGGACGGCTTCTTCTTCGGCCCCACCCTCATCGACGGCATCCCCACCACGAGCCGGGCGTACACGGAGGAGATCTTCGGGCCCGTCCTCTCCGTCGTGCGGGTCTCCTCCTACGAGGAGGGCCTGGACCTGATCAACAGCGGCGAGTTCGGCAATGGCACCGCGATCTTCACGAACGACGGAGGAGCCGCCCGCCGCTTCCAGAACGAGGTGCAGGTCGGCATGATCGGCATCAACGTGCCCATCCCGGTCCCCGTCGCGTATCACTCGTTCGGCGGGTGGAAGAAGAGCCTGTTCGGCGACGCCAAGGCGTACGGTGTGCACGGCTTCGACTTCTTCACCCGCGAGAAGGCCGTCACCAGCCGCTGGCTCGACCCCGCCACCCACGGCGGCATCAACCTCGGCTTCCCCCAGAACAGCTGAGGCTCCCTGCCCCCTCGCGCGAGTCGCCAGGATGTGTCGCTTCCGGTCATGCCGCGGCGACACATCCTGGCGACTCACGCGTCGGTGCGGGAGGCTCGGCGTTCGTCATTCCGCCGTCAGCTGCAGCGCGTTCCACAGCTCGGCGCGGCCGGCGAAGCCGTCGAGGTCGAGCCCGAGACGCACGGCTGCGCCGTCGACGCGGTGGCGCAGGGTGTGACGGTGGATGCCGAGCTCGTCGGCCGCCGGTCCCCACGAGCCGTTGTGCTCGAGCCACACCTCGAGGATGCGCCGGAGCTCGACGTCGTCGGCGAGGGGGAGCAGGATGTGGCGGGCGACCTCGTGCGCGCGCGTCTGCTCGAGATGCCCGAGGATTCCCGCACCGGCGAGCTCGTCGAAGAACACGACGGGCTGTCGCGCCGAGCTGCGCTCCTCCGCGCGACGCGCCTCGGTGAGCGCCACCGCGAAGTCATCCCACCCCACACGCGACGACACCCCGCCCGTCGGACCGTGCGGTGCCGCCGCGTCGAAGAGCCCCGCGTCGTCGCCGTCGCGGAACACGGCCACGACGTGCTCGCCCTGCTCGGCGAAGAACAGCGCACCGGGACGCTTCTCGGCCACCACCTCGAGCGCCGGGATCAACGGGTGCGTGTCGAGCGCGTCATCCGAGTGCGCGACGGCGAGGCGGGCCACGCGGATCGGCTCCGCCGGCAGACGCCCCCACAGGTGACGCACCGTGTCGCCCGCGACCCCCGTCACGCCCGCGGCGAGCAATTCCAGGATGCCGCTGCGCAAACGCCGACGTGCGATGTCGAGCGTGCTGCTCTGTTCGAGCGAGATGCTGGCGAGGGCGATCACGCTGTCGACGAGGTCTTGCCGCGCCCGGTCGAAGGATTCGCCGGCGATGCCCACCGCGAGCACTCCCCGGAGCTGTCCGCCCTGGCCCAGGGTCTGCAGCATCACCTCGCCCACCCCGCCGAGGCTCACCCGGGCGGCCGCCGCCCGTCGGCCGGCCAGGACGGTGCCGACCGCTTCGCTCACGTCGTCTTCGAGCGCGGTGGGGACACCGCTCGTCTGCGGCACGAGCACGCGCGCCCCGGCCGCGTCGAACAGCGCGACCCACGTCTGCAGCGCCTGCTCGAGTTCGCGCAGGATCGCGCTCAGTCCGTCGGGGCGGAGCGCGGCCCGCGCCACCCGCCGCTGCGCGAGGAGGGAGCGTTCCAGGCGCGCGCGTTCGTCGGCGGCCGTCGCATCGGACACCGCCTTGATGATGCCCATGAACGGCGTCTCACGTGACACCTCCAGCAGCGGCAGACCATGCCGCGCACATTGCTCGATCAGTGGGGCCGGCACCTCCGACAGGAGGATGCCGACCGAGACGCCGAGAGCACGCACCCCGAGACCGACCAGGCGCGCGACGTAGTCGCCCGGGTCGGCGCTGTGCGGAGGGAGGAACGGCGCGCCGTCGGTGAGCAGCAGGCCGCCCGGCTCGAGCCACGGCGTCGGGTCGGGCAGATCGGAATTGTGCGCCCACGCGAGCGGAGCCGCGAGGGTCGACTCGTCGACGGATGCCAGGGGCGTCAGGCGGAAGGTGGGG
The DNA window shown above is from Microbacterium proteolyticum and carries:
- a CDS encoding CoA-acylating methylmalonate-semialdehyde dehydrogenase, which gives rise to MANQSLVDVAVVSHWIDGAERASTSGRTAPVYNPATGAVQAEVALANQDEIDQAIASAEAGFRVWSTYSIAKRQAVLFAFRELLNARKPELARLVTSEHGKVVSDAMGEILRGQEVVELATGFPHLIKGAYSENASTGVDVYSLKQPLGVVGVISPFNFPVMVPLWFVPIALAAGNAVVLKPSEKDPSAALWMAKLWKEAGLPDGAFTVLQGDKLAVDGLLTSPVVQSISFVGSTPIAQYIYETASKNGKRVQALGGAKNHMLVLPDADLDLVADSAVNAGYGAAGERCMAISVVLAVEPVADDLVAKITERIKKLRIGNGAGVDGVEPDMGPLITDVHRDKVSSYVDIAEADGAKIVVDGRNYEVAGHEDGFFFGPTLIDGIPTTSRAYTEEIFGPVLSVVRVSSYEEGLDLINSGEFGNGTAIFTNDGGAARRFQNEVQVGMIGINVPIPVPVAYHSFGGWKKSLFGDAKAYGVHGFDFFTREKAVTSRWLDPATHGGINLGFPQNS
- a CDS encoding PucR family transcriptional regulator, yielding MPADLRSLMADPTFRLTPLASVDESTLAAPLAWAHNSDLPDPTPWLEPGGLLLTDGAPFLPPHSADPGDYVARLVGLGVRALGVSVGILLSEVPAPLIEQCARHGLPLLEVSRETPFMGIIKAVSDATAADERARLERSLLAQRRVARAALRPDGLSAILRELEQALQTWVALFDAAGARVLVPQTSGVPTALEDDVSEAVGTVLAGRRAAAARVSLGGVGEVMLQTLGQGGQLRGVLAVGIAGESFDRARQDLVDSVIALASISLEQSSTLDIARRRLRSGILELLAAGVTGVAGDTVRHLWGRLPAEPIRVARLAVAHSDDALDTHPLIPALEVVAEKRPGALFFAEQGEHVVAVFRDGDDAGLFDAAAPHGPTGGVSSRVGWDDFAVALTEARRAEERSSARQPVVFFDELAGAGILGHLEQTRAHEVARHILLPLADDVELRRILEVWLEHNGSWGPAADELGIHRHTLRHRVDGAAVRLGLDLDGFAGRAELWNALQLTAE